In the genome of Bradyrhizobium sp. CIAT3101, one region contains:
- a CDS encoding ABC transporter ATP-binding protein translates to MSGSPILATRGLVKRFGGVAAVDGVDLDVAAGEIRCLIGPNGAGKSTLFKCLTHQHQPTSGHVLFEGRDLQGLATHRIARLGIAIKNQIPSVYANLDVRENIRLAALRRSPAKRELERVVDGVLAEIGFDSCLARQSTVKLSHAHRQWCELGMLLATDPRLALLDEPTAGMTRDEMLRTVDIIKRLNARATVIVVEHDLEFITRLAQRVTVLHRGKVLVEDTMDKIEANETVRDIYLGRKKDAIHAER, encoded by the coding sequence ATGAGTGGCTCACCGATTCTCGCAACACGGGGTCTCGTTAAGCGTTTCGGCGGCGTTGCAGCGGTTGACGGTGTCGACCTCGATGTGGCGGCCGGCGAAATCCGCTGCCTCATCGGCCCAAACGGCGCCGGCAAGAGTACGTTGTTCAAATGCCTGACGCATCAGCATCAGCCGACCAGCGGCCACGTTCTTTTCGAGGGTCGAGACCTACAGGGGCTGGCGACCCATCGTATCGCGCGATTGGGGATTGCCATCAAGAATCAGATCCCCAGCGTTTACGCCAACCTCGACGTTCGGGAGAACATCCGCCTTGCGGCGCTGCGCAGAAGCCCTGCAAAGCGTGAGCTCGAGAGGGTCGTTGATGGGGTGCTGGCCGAGATCGGCTTCGACTCGTGTCTTGCCAGGCAATCGACAGTTAAGCTTTCGCACGCGCATCGTCAGTGGTGCGAGCTTGGCATGCTGCTCGCGACTGATCCCCGGCTTGCGCTGCTCGACGAGCCAACCGCCGGCATGACGCGTGACGAGATGCTGAGGACCGTCGATATCATCAAACGTCTCAATGCCCGCGCCACGGTGATCGTGGTCGAGCACGATCTGGAGTTTATCACCCGCCTCGCACAACGAGTTACCGTCTTGCACAGGGGAAAAGTGCTGGTTGAGGACACGATGGATAAGATCGAGGCAAACGAGACTGTTCGAGACATCTATCTCGGCCGCAAGAAGGACGCCATTCATGCTGAAAGGTGA
- a CDS encoding ATP-binding cassette domain-containing protein: MLKGERLVSGYGKTPVLRSLSFDLGAHEILGIIGVNGMGKTTLLKTVMGLLPVEVGRIVLDGVAIEALPAHRRSRLGFSYTPQGGAGFPSLTVKENLLLAGMMPGVGNAKPLGEILCLFPRLEKLLSRPSSALSGGERQLLALARAMVRSPRLLLLDELTEGIQPSVTDEIAECLLSIHRLEKTAMIIADQDLSFVASLVGRALVVQKGQIVAERNPTELLADSVFDRD, encoded by the coding sequence ATGCTGAAAGGTGAACGGTTGGTCTCCGGATACGGCAAGACGCCGGTTCTGCGCAGCTTAAGCTTTGATCTCGGCGCTCACGAGATCCTGGGGATCATCGGCGTCAATGGCATGGGCAAGACCACGTTGCTCAAGACTGTCATGGGGTTGTTGCCGGTCGAAGTTGGCCGGATCGTGCTGGACGGGGTTGCTATCGAGGCTCTGCCTGCCCATCGACGCAGTCGTCTGGGCTTTAGTTACACGCCGCAAGGCGGTGCGGGTTTTCCCAGCCTGACCGTCAAGGAGAACTTGCTGCTCGCGGGCATGATGCCCGGTGTCGGCAACGCAAAGCCGCTTGGCGAAATATTGTGTCTCTTTCCGAGGCTGGAAAAGCTTCTCTCTCGCCCCAGCTCAGCGTTGAGTGGCGGCGAGCGGCAGCTGCTGGCCCTGGCGCGCGCCATGGTTCGCTCGCCGAGGCTTCTTCTACTCGATGAACTGACAGAGGGCATTCAGCCTTCGGTGACAGACGAAATCGCCGAATGCCTGTTGTCTATACACCGGTTAGAAAAGACGGCCATGATCATTGCCGATCAGGATCTCAGTTTCGTAGCCTCGCTGGTCGGCCGAGCGCTTGTCGTCCAGAAGGGACAGATCGTGGCGGAGCGCAACCCGACTGAACTCCTCGCCGATAGTGTCTTCGACAGAGACTGA
- a CDS encoding chloramphenicol acetyltransferase: protein MTAKTLSVQPTVHPAAQLHVTTLGAYCEIGARTILREVTMGDYSYVENDSQIIYTTIGKFCSIAAMTRINPGNHPMHRASQSHFTYRASAYFPGESDEADFFDWRRQHHVHIGHDVWIGHGAIVLPGRNIGTGAVVAGGAIVTKDVPPYTIAAGNPARPVRPRFSDDIAGRLTRLAWWDWDHESLHAALADFRKLTIEDFLSKYEAVDLARLDSPR from the coding sequence ATGACCGCCAAAACCCTCTCAGTCCAACCGACCGTCCATCCAGCCGCGCAGCTGCACGTTACAACACTCGGTGCATATTGCGAGATTGGTGCGCGCACAATCCTGCGAGAAGTGACGATGGGTGACTATTCCTACGTCGAAAACGACTCTCAGATCATCTACACAACGATCGGAAAATTCTGCTCGATTGCGGCAATGACCCGCATCAACCCTGGCAACCATCCGATGCACCGCGCGAGCCAATCGCATTTCACTTATCGGGCGAGCGCCTATTTTCCCGGTGAGAGTGACGAGGCAGACTTCTTCGATTGGCGGAGGCAGCATCATGTCCACATCGGCCACGATGTCTGGATCGGTCACGGCGCAATCGTACTTCCAGGCCGCAACATCGGCACCGGTGCCGTGGTCGCAGGCGGTGCAATCGTTACCAAAGACGTGCCGCCTTACACGATTGCAGCGGGCAATCCGGCCCGCCCCGTCAGGCCGCGGTTCTCGGATGACATCGCCGGGCGGCTCACCAGGCTTGCCTGGTGGGACTGGGATCATGAAAGCCTGCATGCGGCGCTGGCGGATTTCCGCAAGCTAACGATTGAAGATTTTCTGAGCAAATACGAAGCAGTCGATCTCGCCAGGTTGGATTCTCCGCGTTGA
- a CDS encoding DUF3551 domain-containing protein, whose protein sequence is MRFFLLFVIVLAALTLVCSGASSIATPRDRSAYMPTTRQDVYCLQGRIWGYPGNCQFSSYSQCMATASGTDAYCGINPVYAFERRRSQSR, encoded by the coding sequence ATGCGCTTTTTTCTCTTGTTTGTTATTGTGCTCGCAGCCCTCACCTTGGTTTGCTCTGGGGCAAGCTCGATCGCAACGCCGCGGGATCGCTCGGCGTACATGCCAACGACCCGACAAGACGTTTATTGTCTGCAAGGGCGTATATGGGGATACCCGGGCAATTGCCAGTTCTCGAGCTATAGCCAATGCATGGCCACTGCCTCCGGTACGGACGCTTATTGCGGTATTAATCCAGTCTATGCTTTCGAGCGACGCAGATCGCAATCACGCTGA
- the hypE gene encoding hydrogenase expression/formation protein HypE translates to MRGHQRKLDIKNACIDLSHGSGGRAMAQLISGLFHEAFGNEWLARGNDQSAFDVRAGRMVMSTDGYVVSPLFFPGGNIGSLAVYGTVNDIAMAGAQPLYLSASFIIEEGFLLSDLKMIAESMGEAARSAGVHIITGDTKVVERGKADGLFISTAGVGLVPDGLDLSAENARVGDRVLISGTLGDHGIAVMSKRQNLAFETEITSDSAALHDLVVKMVEAGGCGIRLMRDPTRGGLGAALNEIAQQSGLGFRLQEEAIPVKPGVAAACELLGLDPLHVANEGKLVAVVAPEVADAVLGAMRAHPLGCDAADIGEAISDDHHFVQMATSVGGGCIVDWLSGEQLPRIC, encoded by the coding sequence ATGAGAGGCCATCAGCGCAAGCTCGACATCAAGAATGCCTGCATCGACCTGTCTCACGGTTCCGGCGGCCGTGCGATGGCCCAGCTGATTTCAGGACTGTTCCATGAGGCCTTCGGCAATGAATGGCTGGCGCGCGGCAATGATCAGTCGGCCTTCGACGTCCGCGCGGGGCGCATGGTGATGTCGACCGATGGCTACGTCGTCTCGCCACTATTCTTCCCGGGCGGGAATATCGGTTCGCTGGCCGTGTACGGAACGGTTAACGACATCGCAATGGCCGGGGCGCAGCCGCTTTACCTGTCCGCGAGTTTCATTATCGAGGAGGGGTTTCTCCTCTCCGACCTTAAGATGATCGCCGAGTCCATGGGGGAAGCAGCGCGATCGGCCGGCGTCCACATCATCACCGGTGATACCAAGGTGGTCGAACGCGGCAAAGCCGACGGCCTATTTATCTCGACAGCCGGCGTCGGTCTGGTGCCTGACGGGCTTGATCTCTCCGCAGAGAACGCGCGCGTCGGAGACCGTGTGCTGATCTCGGGCACACTCGGCGATCATGGCATCGCCGTCATGTCCAAGCGGCAGAACCTAGCCTTTGAAACCGAAATCACATCGGATTCGGCGGCGCTTCACGACCTCGTCGTGAAGATGGTTGAGGCCGGAGGCTGCGGGATCCGCCTGATGCGCGACCCCACGCGCGGCGGCCTTGGCGCCGCCCTGAACGAGATCGCCCAGCAGTCCGGCCTCGGCTTTCGCTTGCAGGAAGAGGCGATACCGGTGAAGCCGGGTGTGGCGGCTGCCTGCGAGCTCTTGGGGCTCGATCCGCTCCATGTTGCCAATGAAGGCAAGTTGGTTGCGGTCGTGGCACCCGAGGTCGCGGATGCAGTGCTCGGAGCGATGCGGGCCCATCCGCTGGGCTGCGATGCGGCCGACATCGGCGAGGCAATCTCCGATGACCATCATTTCGTGCAGATGGCGACCAGCGTTGGCGGAGGCTGCATCGTCGATTGGCTGTCGGGCGAACAACTACCACGCATCTGTTGA
- the hypD gene encoding hydrogenase formation protein HypD — protein sequence MKYADEFRDKEIAVGLAKAIRAEANKARPYRFMEFCGGHTHAISRYGLEDVLPTNVRMIHGPGCPVCVLPAGRIDMAIGLAMRPEVILCVYGDLMRVPGSQGASLLKAKARGADVRMVYSTIDAIRIAEENSAREVVFFAIGFETTTPPTAVMIRMAEKKRLSNFSVFCNHVLTPPAMKNILESSDIGDKGQFEIDGFVGPAHVSTIIGTEPYEFFAKEFSKPVVISGFEPLDMLQSILMLVRQINEHRYEVENQYRRAVTRDGNLRAREEISDVFELRDRFEWRGLGQVPYSGLRLKRSYAIYDAELRFEMQELCVADNRACECGAILRGVKKPVDCKLFGTLCTPEMPMGSCMVSSEGACAAYWAYSRFRDHRQRRAS from the coding sequence ATGAAATATGCCGACGAGTTTCGCGACAAGGAGATCGCGGTGGGGTTGGCGAAAGCGATCCGCGCCGAGGCTAATAAGGCAAGACCCTATCGCTTTATGGAATTTTGCGGCGGCCATACGCACGCGATCTCGCGCTACGGTCTCGAGGACGTACTGCCGACCAACGTTCGGATGATCCATGGCCCGGGCTGCCCGGTCTGCGTGCTGCCGGCCGGGCGTATCGATATGGCAATCGGTCTGGCGATGCGGCCCGAGGTCATCCTGTGCGTCTATGGTGACCTGATGCGCGTGCCGGGGTCGCAAGGCGCCTCGCTGCTAAAGGCAAAGGCCCGCGGCGCTGACGTCCGCATGGTGTATTCCACCATCGATGCAATCCGGATCGCAGAGGAGAATTCCGCGCGCGAGGTCGTGTTCTTCGCTATCGGGTTCGAGACAACGACGCCGCCGACGGCCGTCATGATACGTATGGCCGAAAAGAAGCGGCTCTCGAACTTCAGCGTGTTCTGCAACCATGTTCTGACGCCGCCGGCGATGAAGAACATTTTGGAAAGCTCCGATATTGGCGATAAAGGGCAGTTCGAGATCGACGGTTTTGTAGGACCAGCCCATGTCTCAACCATCATCGGCACGGAGCCTTACGAGTTCTTCGCGAAGGAGTTCAGCAAGCCGGTCGTGATCTCCGGATTCGAGCCGCTCGACATGCTGCAGTCCATCCTAATGTTGGTCCGGCAAATCAATGAGCATCGCTACGAAGTGGAAAACCAGTATCGCCGCGCGGTGACCCGCGACGGCAATCTGCGCGCCAGGGAGGAGATTTCCGACGTTTTCGAGCTGCGAGACCGGTTCGAATGGCGCGGGCTCGGTCAAGTCCCCTACAGCGGGCTGAGGCTGAAGCGTAGCTACGCCATATACGACGCGGAACTCCGCTTCGAGATGCAAGAGTTGTGCGTTGCCGACAATCGGGCCTGTGAATGCGGCGCCATCCTGCGCGGGGTCAAAAAGCCGGTGGATTGCAAGTTGTTCGGAACGCTCTGCACGCCGGAAATGCCGATGGGATCCTGCATGGTCTCGTCCGAGGGCGCCTGCGCCGCGTATTGGGCCTATAGCCGTTTCCGCGATCATCGGCAGAGGCGGGCGTCATGA
- a CDS encoding HypC/HybG/HupF family hydrogenase formation chaperone, protein MCLAIPAEVTKILPDEMAVVSMDGVSKEISIALIDDIAVGDYAIVHVGYALAKIDPEEARRTLDLLRELSTERQGAVQ, encoded by the coding sequence ATGTGTCTCGCCATACCTGCAGAGGTGACAAAAATCTTGCCAGATGAGATGGCTGTTGTCTCCATGGACGGTGTCAGTAAGGAGATTTCGATCGCCCTGATCGATGATATCGCCGTCGGCGACTACGCGATCGTTCATGTCGGCTACGCTCTCGCCAAGATCGATCCTGAGGAAGCCAGACGCACATTGGACTTGTTGCGCGAGCTCAGCACTGAAAGACAGGGGGCCGTGCAATGA
- the hypF gene encoding carbamoyltransferase HypF: MTTVGEASAQYRRRLRLHVRGAVQGVGFRPYIYGLAMRYRLGGFVANDPHGVVIEVEGERASDFVTALPVEKPPLARIDSISVQPISAVASEEFCIRPSEQGRVSTRIVADAATCPECLDELFDPASRFHLYPFVNCTHCGPRYTIAEQLPYDRPATAMKRFAMCEACAAEYADPNSRRFHAQAIACPQCGPRLSHAVAEIAAAIAKGMIVAIKGLGGYQLVCDAGDEEAVERLRQRKQRDQKPFAVMVGSLDAVTEIAVANAAELALLQTLARPIVLMTSRHRLAFAIAPELSRVGVMLPVAPLHHLIFDALNVDHPRDAESWAIVTTSANLGGEPLLIDNDQATRRLAGIADLVVTHDRGIVTRADDSVVSVVAGRTQFIRRARGYVPEPVRLARSVPSILAVGGAVKSTVTVTRGNEAFVSQHIGDLHTREGIRFFEETVGHLLTTLDVEPVVMACDLHPNLASTRFAEASGRRLVAVQHHHAHAASVMAEHGIEGPILALVLDGFGYGSEGGNWGGELLLCERAHFRRLGHLAPLKMPGRDRAAREPWRMAASVLHSLQRGDHISRRFPAQPHAARLSALLDGRDLPATTSAGRLFDAAAGLLGLSAVQSYEGEAAMKLEARVRRPRVVEDGWVVENGQLSLSPLLDRLASDGLDPTEGAELFHGTFAAACVEWIVRAARQTGITTVVLSGGCFLNAILSAEIERGCLVAHLAPLLPRQMPPNDGGLSLGQAWIAALRLMEHTSQGAA, from the coding sequence ATGACAACGGTCGGCGAAGCCTCAGCGCAGTACAGACGGCGGCTACGCCTGCATGTGCGTGGCGCCGTGCAGGGCGTCGGCTTTCGCCCCTATATCTACGGTCTCGCCATGCGCTACCGTCTCGGCGGCTTCGTCGCCAATGATCCGCATGGCGTCGTCATCGAGGTCGAGGGCGAGCGCGCGTCCGATTTCGTGACCGCGCTGCCCGTCGAAAAGCCGCCGCTGGCGCGGATTGACAGTATCTCGGTGCAGCCGATCAGCGCGGTGGCGAGCGAGGAGTTTTGCATCCGCCCAAGCGAGCAGGGCAGGGTGTCGACGCGGATCGTCGCCGACGCCGCAACCTGCCCGGAGTGCCTGGACGAGCTGTTCGATCCGGCCAGCCGCTTCCACCTTTATCCGTTTGTTAACTGCACCCATTGCGGTCCACGCTATACGATCGCCGAGCAGCTGCCCTACGACCGCCCGGCTACCGCAATGAAGCGGTTTGCGATGTGTGAGGCCTGTGCCGCGGAATATGCCGATCCCAACAGCCGCCGGTTCCACGCCCAGGCGATTGCCTGCCCCCAATGCGGCCCGAGGCTTAGCCACGCAGTCGCGGAGATCGCCGCCGCCATTGCCAAGGGCATGATCGTCGCCATCAAGGGGCTCGGCGGCTATCAGCTCGTCTGTGATGCCGGCGACGAGGAGGCTGTAGAGCGCCTGCGCCAGCGCAAGCAGCGCGATCAAAAGCCCTTCGCCGTCATGGTCGGATCGCTGGACGCGGTTACCGAGATCGCCGTTGCCAATGCTGCTGAGCTGGCGCTGCTCCAGACGTTAGCACGGCCGATTGTGCTGATGACGTCGCGTCATCGTCTCGCGTTTGCGATCGCGCCGGAGCTGTCGCGGGTCGGCGTCATGCTGCCGGTTGCGCCATTGCACCATCTGATCTTCGATGCGCTGAATGTGGACCATCCGCGAGACGCCGAAAGCTGGGCGATCGTCACAACCAGCGCCAATCTCGGCGGCGAGCCGCTTCTGATCGACAACGACCAGGCCACGCGGCGCCTTGCGGGCATCGCCGATCTCGTCGTCACCCATGACCGCGGCATCGTCACTCGCGCCGACGATTCCGTCGTATCGGTCGTGGCGGGCCGCACGCAGTTCATCCGTCGCGCCCGCGGTTACGTCCCCGAGCCGGTCAGGCTCGCGCGATCCGTGCCGTCGATCCTTGCGGTTGGGGGCGCCGTCAAGTCGACGGTGACGGTTACCCGCGGCAACGAGGCCTTCGTCTCTCAGCACATCGGCGACCTCCATACGAGAGAAGGCATCCGCTTCTTCGAGGAAACGGTGGGGCATCTACTTACCACACTGGATGTCGAGCCAGTCGTCATGGCCTGTGACCTGCATCCGAACTTGGCTTCGACCCGCTTCGCCGAAGCGAGCGGGAGAAGGCTGGTCGCGGTCCAGCATCACCACGCCCATGCAGCCTCCGTCATGGCGGAACACGGTATCGAAGGGCCAATATTGGCGCTGGTGCTCGACGGATTCGGCTATGGCAGCGAGGGCGGCAATTGGGGGGGCGAACTCCTGCTGTGCGAGCGCGCGCACTTCCGGCGGCTAGGTCATCTCGCACCGCTCAAGATGCCCGGTCGGGACCGCGCAGCGCGCGAGCCGTGGCGGATGGCTGCGAGCGTGTTACATAGCTTGCAGCGCGGCGACCACATTTCGCGCCGCTTTCCGGCGCAGCCGCATGCGGCGCGTCTCTCTGCCTTGCTCGATGGCCGCGACCTGCCGGCGACAACGAGCGCCGGTCGGTTGTTCGATGCGGCGGCAGGGTTGCTCGGGCTCTCCGCCGTGCAGAGCTACGAAGGCGAGGCCGCGATGAAGCTCGAAGCACGGGTTCGACGCCCCCGCGTTGTAGAAGATGGCTGGGTAGTCGAGAACGGCCAGCTCTCCCTCTCCCCGTTGCTCGATCGACTGGCGAGCGATGGGCTCGATCCGACTGAAGGAGCTGAGCTCTTCCATGGCACCTTTGCCGCCGCCTGCGTCGAATGGATCGTTCGCGCAGCGCGGCAGACGGGTATCACCACGGTGGTCTTGAGCGGCGGCTGCTTCCTTAACGCGATCCTGTCAGCCGAGATTGAGCGGGGTTGCCTCGTCGCGCATCTCGCGCCGCTGCTACCCCGCCAGATGCCACCGAATGACGGAGGCCTGAGCCTGGGGCAAGCCTGGATTGCCGCGCTCCGGCTTATGGAACACACGAGCCAAGGAGCCGCCTGA
- the hypB gene encoding hydrogenase nickel incorporation protein HypB: MCTVCGCSDGKPVVEQAHEHHRKHGNDGIQYHHGCEHSHRHHHQAGAHHDHMNDGAGLNDCSANPAGQQIARIGSERIIQVERDILGKNDRLAANNRACFRADDVLAFNLVSSPGAGKTSLLVRAVSELKGSFPIGVIEGDQQTSNDAERIRATGLPAIQVNTGKGCHLDAAAVGEAYERLPWLGGGILFIENVGNLVCPAAFDLGEACKIVVLSTTEGEDKPLKYPDMFAASSLMMINKIDLAKVLDFDLARTIEYAHRVNSEIEILTVSARTGEGFPAFYDWIRKQAFRAKPAAKTVIE; encoded by the coding sequence ATGTGTACGGTTTGCGGCTGCAGTGACGGAAAGCCTGTCGTCGAGCAAGCGCATGAGCACCATCGTAAGCATGGTAATGATGGTATCCAATACCATCATGGTTGCGAACATAGTCATCGTCACCATCATCAAGCCGGCGCCCACCACGATCATATGAATGACGGCGCCGGACTTAACGATTGCAGCGCGAACCCGGCGGGTCAGCAGATCGCTCGCATCGGCAGTGAACGTATCATTCAGGTCGAGCGCGACATTCTCGGCAAGAACGACCGCCTTGCCGCCAACAACCGCGCCTGCTTCCGGGCCGACGACGTGCTTGCCTTCAACCTCGTCTCGAGCCCCGGTGCCGGCAAGACTTCTCTGTTGGTCCGTGCCGTGTCCGAGTTGAAGGGCAGCTTTCCGATCGGCGTGATCGAAGGTGATCAGCAGACCTCAAACGACGCGGAGCGCATTCGCGCGACGGGTTTGCCGGCCATTCAGGTCAATACCGGAAAGGGCTGTCACCTCGATGCCGCCGCGGTCGGTGAGGCCTATGAGCGGCTGCCTTGGCTGGGCGGCGGCATTCTCTTTATCGAGAACGTCGGCAACCTCGTCTGTCCGGCGGCGTTTGATCTTGGCGAAGCCTGCAAGATCGTCGTGCTCTCGACTACCGAGGGCGAGGACAAGCCGCTGAAATACCCCGATATGTTCGCGGCTTCATCATTGATGATGATCAACAAGATCGATCTTGCGAAGGTGCTCGATTTCGATCTCGCCAGAACCATCGAATATGCGCACCGCGTCAACTCGGAAATCGAGATTCTGACGGTATCGGCACGCACGGGTGAAGGGTTTCCGGCTTTCTATGACTGGATCCGCAAGCAGGCGTTCAGGGCGAAGCCGGCCGCGAAGACTGTAATAGAATGA
- the hypA gene encoding hydrogenase maturation nickel metallochaperone HypA, producing MHEMALCEGIIGIVEEEARKRPFSKVKAICLEIGVLSHVAPDAMKFCFEAVAARTIAQGARLEIFEMPGIAWCMACSKSAEIKQRYEPCPSCGSYRLQVTGGEEMRVKELEVY from the coding sequence ATGCATGAAATGGCGCTGTGCGAAGGCATCATCGGGATCGTCGAGGAAGAGGCACGTAAGCGCCCGTTCTCGAAGGTGAAGGCCATCTGCCTCGAGATCGGCGTGCTCAGCCACGTCGCACCGGATGCGATGAAATTCTGCTTCGAGGCAGTTGCCGCGCGAACCATTGCGCAAGGCGCAAGGCTCGAGATCTTTGAGATGCCGGGGATCGCGTGGTGCATGGCCTGTTCGAAGAGCGCCGAGATCAAGCAACGTTACGAGCCATGTCCATCCTGCGGTAGCTATCGATTGCAGGTGACCGGCGGTGAGGAAATGCGCGTGAAGGAATTGGAGGTCTACTGA
- a CDS encoding hydrogenase assembly protein HupF has translation MPRSRPPVIRLFAGKPASSLSSVLPRLFSLCSVAHQVAYLSAVEAARGEGVAADTMQRRVTAIIAERFVELLRGLFVGQIAFDGTSAAAVRAVMQAATVLAGVAFNGTRRIARREAVSQIKSALSALGIISEDQSPAPGSPLAAHLANCDGQALSLSAAEQSFLSAADDLDVVVPLLTEGASFSDAPELHGRIPETGVWARRAGREPILPLTAGPAERLKARIAEVAGLFAWIDDGEGEFDFEGCAIASYGLGARRGAAAVECARGRLYHTVELDDDDRIVRFEYLPPTEWNFCARGPLVRSLKGSLLAAGPRGQDAVRLLIGSFDPCVGFNLTFRAIRHA, from the coding sequence TTGCCACGCAGCCGGCCGCCCGTCATACGCCTGTTTGCGGGCAAGCCGGCGTCGTCACTGAGCTCGGTGCTGCCCCGGCTGTTCTCGCTTTGCTCGGTCGCCCACCAGGTGGCTTATCTATCGGCGGTCGAAGCCGCGCGGGGTGAAGGCGTCGCCGCAGATACGATGCAGCGCCGCGTCACGGCGATCATCGCGGAACGATTTGTGGAATTATTACGAGGCCTGTTTGTGGGGCAGATCGCGTTCGACGGCACCAGCGCCGCGGCCGTGCGCGCCGTGATGCAAGCAGCCACGGTCCTTGCCGGTGTTGCCTTCAACGGCACGCGGAGAATAGCCCGGCGCGAGGCGGTGTCGCAGATCAAGTCCGCGCTGAGTGCGCTCGGGATCATTTCTGAAGATCAATCTCCGGCGCCCGGCAGTCCACTAGCGGCGCATCTTGCGAACTGCGATGGCCAGGCGTTGTCGCTTTCGGCCGCCGAGCAATCATTCCTGTCGGCTGCTGACGACCTGGATGTCGTTGTGCCGTTGCTCACCGAGGGCGCGAGCTTTTCCGACGCGCCCGAACTTCACGGTCGGATTCCGGAGACCGGCGTCTGGGCCCGCAGGGCTGGCCGCGAGCCGATTCTGCCGTTGACCGCGGGTCCCGCCGAGCGCCTCAAGGCGCGGATCGCCGAAGTGGCCGGTCTCTTCGCCTGGATCGATGACGGCGAGGGAGAGTTCGACTTCGAGGGCTGTGCTATCGCCAGCTACGGCCTTGGCGCCCGGCGCGGGGCGGCCGCGGTCGAATGTGCGCGCGGCCGGCTCTACCATACCGTCGAGCTCGACGACGACGACCGTATCGTGCGCTTCGAATACTTGCCGCCGACCGAATGGAATTTTTGCGCCCGCGGACCACTAGTCCGGAGTCTCAAGGGCTCACTGCTCGCCGCCGGCCCGCGCGGACAAGATGCGGTTCGCTTGCTCATCGGGTCGTTCGACCCTTGCGTCGGCTTCAATCTCACCTTCCGCGCGATCCGCCATGCATGA
- the hybE gene encoding [NiFe]-hydrogenase assembly chaperone HybE, whose protein sequence is MRAMRDPPIYNDALGVEAGGFRPFSASTIGKMVTPWFMKRAMPRDDIVRAAFGSSLLVHLPTGTIELTLNGGMRISLFSPMLDFADLAVAQAAAEAGLGELRRPADSEEAVCYRAPAIGAIERLNFLRGVSREPRA, encoded by the coding sequence ATGCGCGCGATGCGCGATCCGCCGATCTACAATGACGCGCTCGGTGTCGAGGCGGGCGGCTTCCGCCCGTTCAGCGCTTCTACCATTGGCAAAATGGTGACACCCTGGTTCATGAAGCGCGCAATGCCGCGGGATGACATCGTCCGTGCAGCTTTCGGATCGAGCCTGCTCGTGCATCTGCCGACTGGAACCATCGAGCTCACGCTCAACGGGGGCATGCGTATCTCGCTGTTCTCCCCTATGCTCGACTTTGCCGACCTGGCCGTCGCACAGGCGGCGGCGGAAGCTGGGCTGGGCGAACTGAGGCGGCCGGCCGACTCTGAGGAAGCCGTCTGCTACCGTGCGCCTGCGATAGGGGCGATCGAGCGGCTTAACTTCCTGCGCGGTGTCTCAAGGGAGCCACGCGCATGA